The Flammeovirga pectinis genomic interval TCAAAAGGCAAAGGAAAAAGGTCTTGAAGGTAAAATTTACTTACAATTTGTAGTCAATAAAGATGGAAATGGTGAAGACTTCAAAATTGTTAGAGGAATTGATCCAATATTAGACAACGAAGTTTTACGTATAGCTCCAACAGTTATTCATGGTTGGATACCTGCCAATAATAAAGGTGAAATTGTAAAGCAAAGATTAGTTTTACCGATTACATTTAAACTATAATAATAGAAGAAGGGAGAAAAAACTCTACTCCCTTCTTTATCAATATATTGCTAAAAAATCTTATAGTTAGTTAAAGTACCTTTCTTGAACTTAAACAAACTAGCTAATTCATAAGGTTTAAAATATAATTAACAATTACTCTCGATATTTTAATAATTATCCTAACTAATACCGAAAACCTAAAAAGATGAAATTAATCTTCACAATTCTATTAATTGCACCCCTTTTTTCATTAGCTCAAACAAGAAAAGAGGCTAAAGTAATTCATCAAAAGCAAATCGATTTTTATAACCAAAAAAAAGCTAGTCAAAATGAAAAAGTGACAACACTCTGGGATAAATTTAAACACGATCATCCAGAATTATATGAACAAAGAGTACTCCATTTGAAAAATGATTCTATAAGGTTGTCTAAAGAGAGAGATGATAACACACAAATTGTATTAAAAAAAATAGAAAGTTTAGATATTAATAGTCATTATATTGATTTGGAAAATTCATCATTAGAAGAAATACCTAATCAAGTTTTTAATATGATTAATATTGATACTTTAAAACTAACAAACCACCACTTTAAAACTATTCCTAAAAAATTAAATCAGCTTAAGAAGCTAAAATATCTTGATCTGTCTAATAATGATTTATCATCTTCAAAAATTCGATTCTCGAAATTGAAAAAACTCGAATACCTTAATTTAAGTCAGTGTAGTTTAACAAAACTACCAAAAGGATTACGAAAACTTAAAAACCTTAAGATATTAGTTTTAACTGAAAACCCATTAGAGGACACTAAGAAAATTCAACATCTAAAAAATTTAGAAAGTTTAAAACTAAACAAAACTATTGTATCTCTAGAGCCTTATAGTATTGGTAAATTGAAGAAGCTTAAAAAATTGAATATGAATGAATGCCAACTCCTTGAAATTCCACCTAGAATAAAAAGAATGAAGGACTTAGAAAGTATTGTAATGGCAAGAAATAATATTAAAACCATACCAGATGAATTAAGTCAATTACAAAAACTTGATAATCTTATACTTTATGAAAACGAAATAGATAATTTACCATTATCCTTCTTTCAATTAACTGAACTAAAAGAATTAGACCTATATCATAATAAGATTACACATTTACCTAAAGAAATAGGGCAACTTACAAAGTTGAATACACTTTATATTTCATTTAATCAGATAAGTGAGCTACCTATTGAAATGCAATCACTTACTCAATTAAGAAAGTTATATGCACATCATAATAAATTAGAATACGTTTTTGATTTGAGTTCTTTTAAAGAATTAGAAGTGTTACACCTTCAAGAAAACAAATTAAATAACTTCCCAATATCAATACTAACACTATCCAATTTAGTCGAATTAAATCTCTCAGAAAATAAAATTACGACCTTCCCTGCTGATATTAAGAATTTCAAACATATTGAAATCCTCAATTTATCAGATAATATGGTTGAGTCTATAGAAGATTTTAAAATAGAATTAGAAGGAATGAGCAAAAATGGGGTTATTGTTAATCTATAAAAAGAATAGGGCTACAGTGTAAAAACTGTAGCCCTATATTTTTATGAACTCTCGTATTTTTGAATATCTCTTGTATTTTTCTGGATCGTTACTGCTCCAAATAGAGATAATAAGAAACCAAATATATAAAACCCTTTTTCAGAAGGTAGCAAGTCTGCATTCCAAAGTCCTACTCCTAATAGAACAATAGATATTATTAATGAAAACCAACTTAAGCTATAATATAAATTTGTGACTTGTATAAACTCCTCTTTATCTCTAACACATTTTTGAACTGATATTGAAGAGAATAATGCGAATAATAATATTACTAGATAATAGCCTTTTTCGTTAAGTAACATTTCTGCCCTAAATAGACCTACTAGGTATCCTAATACTCCTGCTGCCATAGCTATCCAAGAAGCTAATACATAAGCATTTGATGGTTTAGCATTCATAGTTAATTTTTGTTTTTGTTTTTATTCTTTTGTCAACCGTATTTCGGCCAACTTGTAGTTAAGATTTGAAAACATTAACGCTGATTTTCTATGATAGGTTGTTGAATTATTCTTAAAAAATCATAAATGAATAATAAATCATTCACTTTTAGTGTTCAAAAAAAAGGATACCTAAAATAAGATATCCTCTCTCTATTATTTTTATATGAACTCTCTTTTGCTATACAGCAGAAAGAACATTGATATCATCATTTTCTATGATATTGGTCTTATACCCTCTGTTTACAACATTAATCATTGCCTTTCCTAAACGTGATGAAGTTGTAACATATTTAGGAAAAAGGCGGTCTAATATTGGAAAAACAGGTCTTAAAATTTTATAGATCGTCTTATAAATAGATACCTTAGATTCTACACCTTTCTCTGGCTGAATTACAGCAGGTCTAAACATATATGCAGACTTAAAAGGAAATCTCATTAACTGATTTTCCGTTTTACCTTTCACATTTGCCCAATCTGTTGCTGAATTTTCTTTAGAAGATGTTCCTGCTCCAGATACATAACAAAAAGAAATGTCTGGATTGAGTGGTAAAATTATATTTGCAAAGTGTAATGTTAAATTATAAGTAATATGAGTATATTCCTTTATAGAAACACCTGCAGAAGATATACCTAAGCAAAAATAACAAGCATTATAACCTACCAATTTTGGTATAATGTCTGTAAGATCAAAAAAATCTTTATGAATAACCTCTTCTAGCTTTGGATGTGTCATTCCTATTGATTCACGAACAATGATCAATACTTTATCCACTTTATCACTATCAAGACATTCTAGAAGAACACTTTTACCTACCATACCAGTAGCTCCTGTGATAATTGCTTTAATTTTTTCCATGTTAGTTTAAAAAAATCTTAGTGTTTCAGTTATAACGCCAATATTATCAAAATATTAGTTCTTGAGTAGAAAGATTCCAATTTCGTTAAAAAATTTAATTAATGAGCACAAAACCTCCCCAAAAATAGGGGTCATTATATAAAGAATCTTCCATTCTTTCTACTTGTGCCTCTCTAAAAGCCTGATCTCTATCCTTACAGATAAGCCATTTTTTATAAAAGGTTGTCATTAATTGTTGTGTTGCATAGTCATCTACATTCCATAAACTCATAATAACAGACTTAGCTCCTGCTACATTAAATGCAAAAAGTAGTGCAGAGATTCCATCGTCATCAATAGAGGTTATATTCTCTGTCTGACACGCTGATAAAACTACTAATTCAGTACTGTCTAAATTTAACGATCGTACCTCATAAGCGGTTAATATTCCATCAGTGCCATTATTATACCTATATTGAATATTACTATCATTATTTGCTTTAATTTCCGAAAAATAAAGGCCAGATTTTAATAACCTCTTATTTATAAAATTATACTCTGCATTAATCGTATTATCAAAGAAACCATGCGTAGCAATGTGTATAACACTTGGCGAATAGTTTAAATTAATCAACTCTTCTTCTCTAGCTTCTTCTCCTAATAGTACTGTTACATCCCAATTATTTTTTAAAAGCTGTTTTTCTACATTTTCAATTTCCAATGCAGTTCCAGGTAAGTCATAAAGCTCAAACATCTCTTTCTCACCTTCTTTATAACCTAAATTGGTTCTTTCTTGTAAGGTAATTTTTTTTGATTTTTTACTTACTGAAAAAGAAGGATTACCGATCATTAATGCGCGCTTATTTTCTATATTCTCTAATTTGTATTCTGAAGTAATATTTAAGGTATTTGATACTAAAAATATATAATCTTCCATCAATACATATTTATTTGTCTTAGGGTTTTTAAGGGTATTAATATTGATAAGGCTATAAATGCCATGAGGACTCACAAATATTCTATGAGGAGTAACATTACTTTCTTCTATTGCTTGTTTAATGGGTTTCCAATAGGTATCGTATACATTAGAACTGGATGAGTTAAGCGTATAAATACCTTCCTTTATATGTAACGAATTTTGATATTCTGCATACATCACTTTATCTAAATACTTAGCATAACCTAGCGCTATAAGTTGCGGAGCAGTAGAGTTTTTATTGAGAATTAATGCAAAATATTTACTGTTATTTTCTTTATAATCTTTTATTCTAACTATATCTACTACCACATCATGCTCACCCAAATTAGCTTGAATATATTTCCATGTAATGTCTAAATTATCCTGATCTGCAGCTACAAAAGTATTTGCTGCACTTAACAACGACTTCTCTAAATTCCTTACTCTATCAATCTCTTCTACAGGGTTAATATGTAGGCTGTCTCTTTGTGCTTCTGTCATATAACTAATTGCTGCTATTCTGGAGCGTAATGCATTTAGTTTCTCTAAATAATTTGAAAACCCACTTTCTAAACTGTAATCTTCTAATAAATTGAGTTTTTGTTTTGACAGAATTGCTTCATTTTTCAGTAAATTTCTGTAGCGAATCTCAATATTATAACATTGCTCTATCATTTTAGAAGAAGATTTCTCTCCTCTAAGGAATATCATTGCATCAAAAATGGCAAATACAGACCTTGTACTTCTCAGGTACATTACCTTCTCTTCTTGAGATAATTTTTTAAAAACATCATCATAAAATAACATTCTTTGGTTTGTTGCCTTTACAATTAGTGTTTCAGCCTTAGACCAATTATCTTCTAAAGCATACAGATATGCTAACTGACTTAGTATTCGTGTTTCAATTATAGGAATTCCAACCGTAATTTTTGATAATTCTTCTAACTGACTTTTAGCACTATCTAATTGATTTAGTTCTATTAATTCTTGTGCCTTAAAAAGCTTTGCTTTAAGTCTAAAAGTCTCAGTTGCTGCAAATTCATTCCGAATTGCAATTTCTTCTATTTCATCACAAAGTTCAATTACTTTAAAAGGTTTATTTTGAATTTTATAAATCTCAGCTTTAAAGTATTTCACCTGAATTAAGCTAACATTATATTCAGAATAATCTTCTGAAATTTTATCAGAGACCAAGTTTAAGAACTCAAGTGCTTCGTTATTTTGCCCTTTTGCTTTTAAAATTAAAGCTTGAAAGAGATTGACCAAATTAGATTTAACAGTAAACTTTTCTATAATATTTTTATACTCTTCAAGATACTGTTCTGCTCTATGTATTCTATCGTAAGTTAAATTAAATTCTATAGTTAATTTACTACATACTAGATAGGAATATATATACTCATAATAATTATTTCTAAGCCTAGTCGATAATTCTAAAAGGTCAAATTCTGAATAAATAAACTTATCCTGAAATTTCAACTGCCTTACTTTAACAGATAAATAATAGATGTAGTTTGTTCCGTAATGGTCGATACTATGTTCCACCTCCTCTAGTATTTTTTTAGATTGAGCATAATGACCAGTATACAAATACATACTTGCTAGTTGAAGTTTCGCTTTCTGATAGATTTGATCTCTTACTCCATTTTTTTCATATATAGTAATCCCCTTAATAAGAAGGTCTTTCACTTTTGGGAGGTTTGAAATTTGAAAATTAACTTCACTAGCCCTAATCCATACATTGGCTAGTGCAATACTTTTCTTACCATAGACCTCAATTGCCGTCTTTTCTGCTTTCTGATATGTCTCTATAGCTTTAGCAAATTTTTGAGATAACACATAAGTGTCTGATAAAACAATTAATAAACGAGCAGCTACAACTGATTTAGATAAATCATACTGTTTCAATTCTCTCTCTAAGTCAATCAGTATTGCTATAGATTTATCAAATTGTCCTTGATTATTATATAATTTTGCTCTATGAACTTCTATTATCGAATAATCTCTTAAATAGTTAAATGGAGAAACTATTGATCTAGCTACAGAAATGGCTTCTAAGAAATAGTCATCTGCAATACTATAGTTCTTTCTTTCTACCTCAATAAGTCCTTTATTAAAAAGTGTATGTACGTTATATGTTGTGTTTACCCCAATAGTGTTTTTTTCTAGTGTTTCTATTAAAGAAATGTAGACATCAACATTTACATCATCTCCCAAACGCAAATAAATTAGTAATAAATAGTTAGTGGCAATAATATAATCTGGGTACATCCAACCTGCTGATTTATCGATAATATCAATCGCTTTTTCAAAATATTGAATTGCACGCGTATACTCTTGTTTCTCCTTTATTATTCTCCCTTTCCAAATTAAAGGAGCAACTAGTTTTATAGAATTAGGCTTACCTTCATTTTCAATGCTCTTAATCCATTTATCAATATAGACTTCCGCTTTGTCCATTTCGCCATACTGACGGTAATTATTAACTACAGAAACGTTATAATTTTCTATTGTTTGCGCTAAACCAATAATACTATTATCGAATAAAAGCACTTGTAGAAGTACTAAGATTTTAAATATAAATTTACAAGAAGGGGTACTCATAAGAATTAAATAAAAAAAGGCAATAGTTATATACTTATAAGATACAACTATTGCCCAAAACTACTTTAAATAAAAATACTTTTTTTTAATTTACCATAACAAAAGCTCCCCAATAATAAGGTTTCTTATATTCATTCATAAGTACTAATTGTGCTTCTTTAAAAGCTTGATATTTGTCTCCCGTTTCAAACCACTTTTTATAAAAAGTAGTCATTAACTTTTGTGTTGCAAAATCATCAACACTCCATAGACTCATAATTATTGTTTCTGCTCCTGCTATTCTAAAAGCATACTGTAAACCAGAAATTCCCTCGCCATCTGTTACCTCGGCTAAACCACTTTGGCAAGCTGATAAAATCAAAAGCTCTGTATTGTCTAGGTTCACTTCTTTTGCTTCATAAGCAGTTAATATACCATCAACCTCAGAAGAATAAATCTCTTTTGCATCACGCTGGTTCCTTTTAGATATTTCTGAAAAGAACAAACCCGAACGTAACAGTTCATTATTTGAAATTGAG includes:
- a CDS encoding leucine-rich repeat domain-containing protein — its product is MKLIFTILLIAPLFSLAQTRKEAKVIHQKQIDFYNQKKASQNEKVTTLWDKFKHDHPELYEQRVLHLKNDSIRLSKERDDNTQIVLKKIESLDINSHYIDLENSSLEEIPNQVFNMINIDTLKLTNHHFKTIPKKLNQLKKLKYLDLSNNDLSSSKIRFSKLKKLEYLNLSQCSLTKLPKGLRKLKNLKILVLTENPLEDTKKIQHLKNLESLKLNKTIVSLEPYSIGKLKKLKKLNMNECQLLEIPPRIKRMKDLESIVMARNNIKTIPDELSQLQKLDNLILYENEIDNLPLSFFQLTELKELDLYHNKITHLPKEIGQLTKLNTLYISFNQISELPIEMQSLTQLRKLYAHHNKLEYVFDLSSFKELEVLHLQENKLNNFPISILTLSNLVELNLSENKITTFPADIKNFKHIEILNLSDNMVESIEDFKIELEGMSKNGVIVNL
- a CDS encoding CHAT domain-containing protein; translation: MLLFDNSIIGLAQTIENYNVSVVNNYRQYGEMDKAEVYIDKWIKSIENEGKPNSIKLVAPLIWKGRIIKEKQEYTRAIQYFEKAIDIIDKSAGWMYPDYIIATNYLLLIYLRLGDDVNVDVYISLIETLEKNTIGVNTTYNVHTLFNKGLIEVERKNYSIADDYFLEAISVARSIVSPFNYLRDYSIIEVHRAKLYNNQGQFDKSIAILIDLERELKQYDLSKSVVAARLLIVLSDTYVLSQKFAKAIETYQKAEKTAIEVYGKKSIALANVWIRASEVNFQISNLPKVKDLLIKGITIYEKNGVRDQIYQKAKLQLASMYLYTGHYAQSKKILEEVEHSIDHYGTNYIYYLSVKVRQLKFQDKFIYSEFDLLELSTRLRNNYYEYIYSYLVCSKLTIEFNLTYDRIHRAEQYLEEYKNIIEKFTVKSNLVNLFQALILKAKGQNNEALEFLNLVSDKISEDYSEYNVSLIQVKYFKAEIYKIQNKPFKVIELCDEIEEIAIRNEFAATETFRLKAKLFKAQELIELNQLDSAKSQLEELSKITVGIPIIETRILSQLAYLYALEDNWSKAETLIVKATNQRMLFYDDVFKKLSQEEKVMYLRSTRSVFAIFDAMIFLRGEKSSSKMIEQCYNIEIRYRNLLKNEAILSKQKLNLLEDYSLESGFSNYLEKLNALRSRIAAISYMTEAQRDSLHINPVEEIDRVRNLEKSLLSAANTFVAADQDNLDITWKYIQANLGEHDVVVDIVRIKDYKENNSKYFALILNKNSTAPQLIALGYAKYLDKVMYAEYQNSLHIKEGIYTLNSSSSNVYDTYWKPIKQAIEESNVTPHRIFVSPHGIYSLININTLKNPKTNKYVLMEDYIFLVSNTLNITSEYKLENIENKRALMIGNPSFSVSKKSKKITLQERTNLGYKEGEKEMFELYDLPGTALEIENVEKQLLKNNWDVTVLLGEEAREEELINLNYSPSVIHIATHGFFDNTINAEYNFINKRLLKSGLYFSEIKANNDSNIQYRYNNGTDGILTAYEVRSLNLDSTELVVLSACQTENITSIDDDGISALLFAFNVAGAKSVIMSLWNVDDYATQQLMTTFYKKWLICKDRDQAFREAQVERMEDSLYNDPYFWGGFVLIN
- a CDS encoding Rossmann-fold NAD(P)-binding domain-containing protein is translated as MEKIKAIITGATGMVGKSVLLECLDSDKVDKVLIIVRESIGMTHPKLEEVIHKDFFDLTDIIPKLVGYNACYFCLGISSAGVSIKEYTHITYNLTLHFANIILPLNPDISFCYVSGAGTSSKENSATDWANVKGKTENQLMRFPFKSAYMFRPAVIQPEKGVESKVSIYKTIYKILRPVFPILDRLFPKYVTTSSRLGKAMINVVNRGYKTNIIENDDINVLSAV
- the yiaA gene encoding inner membrane protein YiaA, with translation MNAKPSNAYVLASWIAMAAGVLGYLVGLFRAEMLLNEKGYYLVILLFALFSSISVQKCVRDKEEFIQVTNLYYSLSWFSLIISIVLLGVGLWNADLLPSEKGFYIFGFLLSLFGAVTIQKNTRDIQKYESS